One window of the Eucalyptus grandis isolate ANBG69807.140 chromosome 8, ASM1654582v1, whole genome shotgun sequence genome contains the following:
- the LOC120286094 gene encoding protein ACCELERATED CELL DEATH 6-like — protein sequence MNGDTASIDMGDPEWEQKINKLRALESVERRQRQVEFVSLAPVYTAAKGGDLDEFIKALEKYSAEETASLYDIISTKSPCGNSLFHVTANIENADVFQALLEVVDDEQLVAQANNRGDTALHVAARARRNHMAKRLLKFDRIVDQWNNAGNRPLHEAVKNGDWELTNRLLHQGSESVNKKNNEGKCPLYLAIETHNLEILSLLLQAVDGNEVLSSWIEGMSPVHGAVVHRRIDMLKEMSKKKKELFDLKDAREDTPLHLAAQENYVDGVKFLVNEFTSSAFKHNIKGYFPIHVACKKGHLETIKVLHQHWQDWLDPEELLTLNKEQNILHIAAKKGMASVVKYILGDPKLEKLINAKDKYGNTPLHVATIRWQLEVLLSLTRDKRVNLGLVNHNNFTALDIVDEEMREIDAPLHLRLTRTILISAKAPRSKDKAISQTINLGQQREPPDIDTLKRRAEVRIVAATLIVSVTFTAGFSVPGGYNSSEPNAGIATLLNKPIYDVFVICNSIALYNSIIAAVILLWMQIDDSHATPHTLRYARLPLLIALVTMSVTYMVGVYMTISKRTWIAVVALIVGITALFIVLILYIAFFITLGYSSRLLQLFTDYIIRAAILISRSGTKGASQKYYFAGTKILKTHSDTRLLKDEGREHAPPRSLAPFSAPYPPSPPLSPAPPPAPYPPSPPERPRRHPPPRKPFPAGPPPLLSTASPLGIRLP from the exons ATGAATGGCGATACCGCAAGCATAGATATGGGCGATCCTGAATGGGAGcagaaaataaacaaattgaGAGCACTAGAGTCGGTAGAAAGACGACAACGCCAAGTAGAATTCGTAAGTCTTGCACCTGTATACACCGCCGCAAAAGGAGGCGACTTGGACGAGTTCATCAAAGCCCTCGAAAAGTATTCCGCTGAAGAGACGGCCTCTTTATACGACATCATTAGCACAAAGAGCCCATGTGGGAACTCGTTGTTCCACGTCACAGCGAATATCGAGAATGCCGACGTCTTCCAAGCACTCCTCGAGGTCGTTGATGACGAGCAGCTCGTCGCCCAGGCAAACAACAGAGGGGACACAGCCCTCCACGTCGCAGCAAGAGCCCGCAGGAACCACATGGCCAAGCGCCTCCTCAAATTCGACAGAATTGTGGACCAATGGAATAATGCGGGGAACAGGCCTTTGCATGAAGCTGTGAAAAACGGTGACTGGGAGTTGACCAATCGGCTTCTGCATCAAGGCTCAGAATCGGTGAATAAGAAGAACAACGAGGGAAAGTGCCCCCTGTACTTGGCGATTGAGACACACAACTTGGAGATTCTCTCGCTTTTACTGCAAGCGGTGGATGGGAATGAAGTCCTTTCCTCCTGGATTGAAGGCATGTCTCCGGTTCACGGAGCTGTGGTGCATCGAAGGATAG ATATGCTGAAAGAgatgtcaaagaagaagaaagagctaTTTGATTTAAAAGATGCTAGAGAGGATACGCCCCTCCATCTAGCAGCACAGGAGAATTATGTTGATGGAGTCAAATTCTTGGTCAATGAGTTCACTTCGAGCGCCTTCAAACACAATATAAAGGGCTATTTTCCAATTCACGTTGCATGTAAGAAGGGTCATCTCGAAACAATTAAGGTGCTGCATCAACATTGGCAAGATTGGTTAGACCCAGAAGAGTTGCTTACTTTAAACAAAGAGCAAAATATACTTCATATTGCAGCAAAAAAGGGAATGGCCTCCGTAGTGAAGTACATACTTGGTGATCCCAAGCTTGAGAAGCTTATAAATGCAAAAGACAAGTACGGAAATACACCTCTCCATGTAGCCACAATACGATGGCAACTCGAGGTTTTGCTCTCTCTCACCCGGGACAAAAGAGTCAATCTTGGGCTTGTAAACCACAACAACTTCACGGCTCTCGACATTGTAGATGAGGAAATGAGAGAAATCGATGCTCCACTTCACCTG AGGTTAACACGGACAATCTTAATATCTGCCAAAGCACCTAGAAGCAAAGACAAAGCAATTTCACAGACAATAAACTTAGGCCAGCAGAGAGAGCCTCCAGACATAGATACACTAAAGAGGCGTGCCGAAGTCCGTATCGTTGCGGCAACGCTCATTGTTAGTGTGACATTCACCGCTGGCTTTTCTGTTCCCGGAGGATATAATAGCTCTGAACCAAATGCAGGAATCGCTACATTGTTGAACAAACCGATCTATGACGTCTTTGTGATTTGCAACTCCATCGCCTTGTACAACTCGATAATTGCAGCTGTGATCCTTCTTTGGATGCAAATCGATGATTCACATGCGACGCCTCATACCCTTAGATATGCAAGGCTACCGCTGCTCATAGCTCTTGTCACAATGTCCGTGACCTACATGGTGGGGGTCTATATGACCATAAGCAAACGCACTTGGATCGCGGTTGTTGCCTTAATCGTTGGAATCACTGCCCTCTTCATTGTATTGATTCTTTACATTGCCTTCTTCATAACACTTGGATACAGTTCTCGTCTTTTACAGCTCTTCACCGACTACATCATTAGAGCTGCTATATTAATTTCAAGGAGCGGGACCAAAGGAGCTTCCCAGAAGTACTACTTTGCAGGaaccaaaatattaaaaactcaTAGTGACACCAGACTACTGAAAGATGAAGGACGTGAACACGCTCCTCCCCGTTCTCTTGCTCCATTCTCTGCTCCCTATCCACCCTCTCCACCCCTTTCACCTGCTCCACCTCCTGCACCCTATCCACCCTCTCCACCTGAACGACCCCGTAGACACCCTCCACCCCGTAAACCCTTTCCAGCCGGTCCACCACCGCTCCTTTCTACCGCTTCACCCTTAGGCATACGTCTCCCGTAG